The window CCGCGACCGGGGTGAACGGCCGCCCGTTGAAGCGTGTCGCGGTCACCGATGTGTAGGCGCCCATGACGGGGCTCACCACGAGATCGCCGACCCGCAGGTCGGGGAGGTCGCACTCGCGCGCGATGACGTCGGCCGAGTCGCACGTGGGCCCGGCGAGCGTGGCGCGGCGGCGTGGCTCGACCAGCGCGGTCAGGTCGCGCTCCGCGAAGACGAGCGGATGCACCCCTTCGGTGAGCACGTTCGAGTACGAGCCGTACAGGCCGTCGTCCAGGTAGTACCAGCGCCCGTCGGGGCGGTCGGCCACACCGTCGACGCTCGTGACCAGCACCGCCGACTCGGCGACGAGCACCCGGCCGGGTTCGGCGAGGATCTCGTAGCGCTCGGCGAGCGGATCCAGGATCGGACGGATGACCTGTGCGATCTCCTCCAGGTCCGCAACCGGCCGGTCGTAGGCGATCGGAAACCCGCCTCCGATGTCGAGCACGGTGAAGCGGCGACCTCTCGCGCGCTCGAGGCGCGACATCAGCGCGGCCGTGTCGCGGATCGCGGCGGCGAAGCGGGCCGGGTCGTCGAGCTGGCTGCCGACGTGGAAGCTGAAGCCCGCGACGTCGAGGCCCAGCGCGTCGGCACGGGCGACGAGGGCTTCGGCACGCGCGGCGCTCACGCCGAACTTGCTCGACAGATCGCTCCCCGCGTGGGGGCTGCGGTAGGCGAGCCGCACGAGCAGGCGGAGGTCAGAGCCGCCGTCGCGACAGAACTTCTCGAGCTCGATCTCGTTGTCGACGACGAAGGTGCGGATGCCGGCGGTGAGCGCCTCGCGGATCTCGACGGGCTTCTTGATGGGGTGGGTGTGGATGACGCGATGCGGCGCGACACCCTGGCGCTCGAGCTGCGAGATCTCCTCACCGGAGGCGACGTCGAAGCCGCATCCCTCCTCGGCGAGGGCGGCGATCACTGCGGGGTGGGCGCAGACCTTCACCGCGTAGTGGAACCGCGCGAAGGGGAGGGCCTGCCGCAGCCGTGCGTACTGGCGCACGACGATCGAAGGATTCAGCAGCAGCACCGGGGTGCCGTGGAGTGCGATGGCCGCGCGGGCGTCATCCGTCTGCATCACCGCCGCACACTCGTCCCGGCGGCGATCGATGAGGGTCGTGACCGTGTCGTCCATCAGTCCTTCTTCGGGTGCGCGGGGCGGAGACGGGTCTTGGTCGTGAGCACGAAACTGCTTGCCGCCATCGCGTAGAAGACCAGGTCGGCGAGGATCTTGCCGGCGAGCAGGCCCCAGAACGGATCGGGGATGAGCCAGACGCACAGCGAGATCGCCGCGGGCCTCACGACGAACGAGTCGACCAGCTCGGCCGCGCCGAACTCCGCCACGAGGAGGACGACCGTGAGGCTCAGCGCGCGGAAGCCGCGGCGCCCGAGCCGGCGCTGCTCGAGCAGCACGATCGTGGCGAGCACGGCGTAGAACCCCAGGCTCTCGCCGATGATCGCCGCGACCGCGACGGCGACGGGATGGGTGATCCACCCGATGATCAGCAGTCCGAGAAGAAGGAGCGTCGCAGTGCCGACGATCTCGGCCAGCAGATAGCGACGGATCCAGAACCGAATGCCGCGACGCGGCTCGGTGACGACCGCCGGCGGGGTGACGGCCGGCGGGGTGACGACGGCCGGCGGGGTGACGGCGGGGACTGCTGCTGCGGACATCGGTGCCCTCCTCGCCGTGAGAGAGGACGCCGGCGCGGTGGTGATACCCGCGATCGCCGATCAGCCGGTCATCAGACCTCGGCGAGGAGGTGTTCGAGCACCTGGGCGACGCCCTCGTCTGCGGAGGCGGGCGCGGTGCGGTCGGCGATCTCGTGGACGGACGGATGAGCGTCCGCCATCGCGTAGCTCGTGCCTGCCCACGACAGCATCGGGATGTCGTTCGGCATGTCGCCGAAGGCGATGACCTCGGCGGGGCTCACGCCGAGGCGCTCGCACAGGGCGTGGAGGGCGCTGGCCTTCGTGACGCCGGCCGCGCTGATCTCGACGAGCCCCGGCATGGTCCAGGTGACGGTCGCGGCGTCGCCGACGATCGCGGTGATCCTGCCGTGGAGCAGTTCGGCGTCGACCTCCGGATCCCTGACCAGCAGCTTCACCGCGGGGTCGGTCCAGATCTCCCGGAGCGGCCCGCGCGGGGCCTCCGCGATGGCGGTACGCGCGGCGTATCGCGGATCGAGGCGGATGCCGTCGGCGCACTCGATCGCGAACCGGGCCCCGGGGAGTTCGGCCGAGATGGTCGCCGAGAGGGCGAGACCGTCGTCGGCCTCGATGCCGGTGAGCGCGATGATCTGCTGGGCGTGGGCGTCGTACGTGACGGCGCCGTTGGCGACGATCGCCATGCCGTGATTGCCCACGTGCGGCCAGAAGCCGGTCATCCAGCGAAGGGGTCGGCCGGTGACGAAGACGACCGCGACGCCCGCGGCGTCGAGGCGGCGGAGAACGTCGGCGGTGTAGGCAGGAACCTCGAGCGTGCCATCGGGGACGAGGGTGCCGTCGATGTCGGTCGCCACCAGCGTTCGACGGCCTGTGCTCACGTTCTCAAGGGTAGGTGGCGCGGAGGCGGAGCAGGGCGGATCGGGCCTAGCCTGGCGGGACCATGACCGAGGCGTCCGCAGCACCGATCGTCATCGCGATCGACTCCTTCAAAGGATCGATCCGCGCAGCCGATGCGGCCCAGGCGATCGCCGGAGGATGGCGG of the Microbacterium invictum genome contains:
- a CDS encoding type III PLP-dependent enzyme, which codes for MDDTVTTLIDRRRDECAAVMQTDDARAAIALHGTPVLLLNPSIVVRQYARLRQALPFARFHYAVKVCAHPAVIAALAEEGCGFDVASGEEISQLERQGVAPHRVIHTHPIKKPVEIREALTAGIRTFVVDNEIELEKFCRDGGSDLRLLVRLAYRSPHAGSDLSSKFGVSAARAEALVARADALGLDVAGFSFHVGSQLDDPARFAAAIRDTAALMSRLERARGRRFTVLDIGGGFPIAYDRPVADLEEIAQVIRPILDPLAERYEILAEPGRVLVAESAVLVTSVDGVADRPDGRWYYLDDGLYGSYSNVLTEGVHPLVFAERDLTALVEPRRRATLAGPTCDSADVIARECDLPDLRVGDLVVSPVMGAYTSVTATRFNGRPFTPVAVLTRVRPLARATPSLA
- a CDS encoding HAD family hydrolase yields the protein MSTGRRTLVATDIDGTLVPDGTLEVPAYTADVLRRLDAAGVAVVFVTGRPLRWMTGFWPHVGNHGMAIVANGAVTYDAHAQQIIALTGIEADDGLALSATISAELPGARFAIECADGIRLDPRYAARTAIAEAPRGPLREIWTDPAVKLLVRDPEVDAELLHGRITAIVGDAATVTWTMPGLVEISAAGVTKASALHALCERLGVSPAEVIAFGDMPNDIPMLSWAGTSYAMADAHPSVHEIADRTAPASADEGVAQVLEHLLAEV